A genomic window from Bacteroidota bacterium includes:
- the fahA gene encoding fumarylacetoacetase — protein sequence MIEANDPKLTSWVPVEAGSDFPIQNLPFGVFQKGDQHPRVGVAIGNFVLDLYALQQADFFGALLIPDEAFRSNNLNALIKTGKYKIRALRHAISILLQQDTVALKNKEHVYGKYLLPMEDVQMLLPIEPGDYTDFYSSIQHATNIGKMFRPDNPLLPNWKHMPIGYHGRCSSIVATGTEIRRPKGQIIYKDGDAPQFKATEQLDFELEMAFITHEGKMQGLNITTEEADDFIFGMVIFNDWSARDIQRWEYVPLGPFLSKNFASSISPWVVTLDALEPFRIPGEKQEPEVLDYLKFTGDKNIDIHLQVYIQPEFAEPTLVSDSNYKYMYWNMAQQLAHQTINGCNVRAADIYASGTISGNEPNSFGSMMELTWRGANPLTMSDGSARKFINDYDTVFIKAWCEKNNVRIGFGEVRNKILPAFKQ from the coding sequence ATGATTGAGGCAAACGACCCGAAATTAACGAGCTGGGTGCCGGTGGAGGCCGGTAGTGATTTCCCAATACAAAACCTGCCATTTGGCGTTTTTCAAAAAGGCGACCAGCATCCGCGTGTTGGGGTGGCCATTGGAAATTTTGTACTTGATTTATATGCTTTGCAACAGGCTGACTTTTTTGGCGCTTTATTAATTCCAGATGAAGCATTTAGAAGTAATAACTTAAATGCACTGATTAAAACCGGCAAATATAAAATTCGTGCATTACGTCATGCCATTTCTATATTGCTGCAACAAGATACTGTTGCCTTAAAAAATAAAGAACATGTTTACGGTAAATATTTATTACCGATGGAGGATGTTCAAATGTTATTGCCCATTGAACCGGGCGATTACACCGATTTTTATTCCAGTATACAACATGCCACTAATATTGGAAAAATGTTTCGTCCCGACAATCCTTTGTTACCAAATTGGAAACATATGCCAATAGGTTATCATGGAAGATGTTCATCAATAGTAGCAACAGGAACGGAGATACGAAGACCGAAGGGTCAAATTATTTATAAAGATGGCGATGCACCACAATTTAAAGCAACGGAACAACTGGATTTTGAATTGGAGATGGCATTTATTACGCATGAAGGCAAAATGCAGGGATTAAATATTACGACAGAGGAAGCTGATGATTTTATTTTTGGCATGGTGATATTTAACGACTGGAGTGCGCGTGATATTCAACGTTGGGAATATGTTCCGCTTGGTCCATTTTTATCTAAAAACTTTGCTTCCTCAATTTCTCCGTGGGTAGTAACATTAGATGCATTAGAGCCATTCAGAATTCCGGGTGAAAAACAGGAACCTGAAGTTTTGGATTATTTAAAATTTACCGGCGATAAAAATATTGATATTCATTTACAGGTTTATATTCAGCCGGAGTTTGCTGAACCAACTTTAGTTTCTGATTCCAATTATAAATATATGTATTGGAATATGGCGCAACAATTAGCGCATCAAACAATTAATGGTTGTAATGTGCGTGCTGCAGATATTTATGCTTCAGGAACCATTAGCGGTAATGAACCAAATTCGTTTGGCAGTATGATGGAATTAACCTGGCGCGGAGCAAATCCATTAACCATGAGCGATGGCAGTGCACGTAAATTTATTAACGATTATGATACCGTATTTATTAAAGCCTGGTGCGAAAAAAATAATGTACGCATTGGTTTTGGAGAAGTACGCAATAAAATATTACCCGCATTCAAACAATAA
- a CDS encoding glycosyltransferase family 39 protein, producing the protein MIAFAKKNPLFTTCILTLVLQTVLIVYYGFNGFYGQDSYEYLHITRSLNLFYSTGTQPDYTVYPIMYPVVCSLFNFFIPDTFLVMQLVSILATFFAIVLISKIITLLTSDNRYRLLYILLFFVLSPYVLRFSIIAMSDMLCITFWLATYYFSLRFSINRKPIALWLTALFAGLAVATRYPAVVLLLLPAWVCLKTIIREKKYVLLFGVVIVILVTTVPDYLIRQRIFFWNINSEGADLSYHFFAEQFRLINLFKNNFMNLDGVQQYPFPNIVFVFYHLFHPAFIFCGIILLWGLRRKENRTADFAVIVIVLVLYSLFIGCNPYQNNRYLLFAFPLVLFLYFLPFNNWLERSALGKKYLFYWAMPVACLQILLFSMGFRATHTMHKTEVEITQHLKNLPQKTIYTMGIDGAVSAYLPESDVVNLFNVDIDTAQLHNVYVLFNEPAFGKQFAGLRPMHNFNLCKETGNMRELKIFSEGWVLYEIK; encoded by the coding sequence GTGATTGCATTTGCTAAAAAAAATCCATTATTTACTACCTGTATTTTAACATTAGTATTACAAACGGTACTGATAGTTTATTATGGATTTAATGGCTTTTACGGACAAGATAGTTATGAATATCTGCATATAACGCGCTCGCTGAATTTATTTTATTCAACCGGAACACAACCTGATTACACGGTATATCCAATCATGTATCCGGTAGTTTGTTCATTGTTCAACTTTTTTATTCCCGATACTTTTTTGGTGATGCAGTTAGTATCGATTTTAGCAACATTTTTTGCGATTGTATTGATATCAAAAATAATTACGCTGCTCACATCAGATAACCGTTACCGATTACTTTATATTTTACTGTTTTTTGTATTATCTCCTTATGTTTTACGGTTTAGTATAATTGCCATGAGTGATATGTTGTGTATTACTTTTTGGCTGGCTACTTATTATTTCAGTTTGCGGTTTTCAATCAACCGGAAACCAATTGCATTGTGGCTTACAGCGTTATTTGCCGGCTTGGCAGTAGCCACCCGTTATCCCGCAGTTGTTTTGTTATTGTTGCCGGCGTGGGTATGTTTAAAAACGATTATCCGCGAAAAAAAATACGTATTATTATTTGGTGTTGTAATCGTTATTTTAGTAACAACGGTCCCGGATTATCTTATTCGTCAACGGATTTTTTTCTGGAATATCAATTCTGAAGGCGCAGACTTATCGTATCATTTTTTTGCTGAGCAGTTCCGGCTTATAAATTTATTTAAAAACAATTTTATGAATTTGGATGGTGTGCAGCAATATCCATTTCCTAACATTGTATTTGTATTTTATCATTTATTTCATCCTGCATTTATTTTTTGTGGGATTATTTTGCTGTGGGGATTACGCAGAAAGGAAAACAGAACAGCCGATTTTGCGGTGATTGTAATTGTGCTTGTTTTGTATTCGTTGTTTATTGGCTGTAATCCATACCAGAACAATCGCTATTTATTATTTGCATTCCCATTGGTGTTGTTTTTATATTTTCTGCCTTTTAACAATTGGCTGGAGCGCAGTGCGTTAGGAAAGAAATATTTGTTTTATTGGGCGATGCCGGTTGCATGCCTGCAAATTTTACTTTTTTCAATGGGTTTTCGTGCAACCCACACCATGCATAAAACAGAAGTGGAAATAACACAACACCTGAAAAATCTGCCCCAAAAAACGATTTATACCATGGGTATTGATGGTGCTGTTTCAGCGTATTTACCTGAAAGTGATGTGGTGAATTTATTTAATGTAGATATTGACACCGCTCAATTACATAATGTTTATGTATTATTTAATGAACCTGCATTCGGTAAACAATTTGCGGGATTGCGACCTATGCATAACTTCAATTTATGTAAAGAGACGGGAAACATGCGGGAGTTGAAAATATTTAGTGAAGGGTGGGTTTTATACGAGATAAAATAG
- a CDS encoding TIGR02757 family protein has product MPQPNQTKFSRKDFKQLEKLLNEKVTLYNHTDFIANDPICIPHRFTKLQDIEITGFWTAMFAWGQRKTIINKSVELFRLMDNAPYDFIVNHKETDLKRFADFKHRTFNFTDTLYFIYFFKHVYAHTQSLETAFLCPGYENEPSVEKMLIYFHNNFFFDENSPRRTRKHVPSPASNSTCKRLNMFLRWMVRQDNTGVDFGCWKQLQPHQLICPLDVHVDRIARNLNLLQRKQTDWQSALELTENLKQFDAKDPVKYDFALFGTGVMEKMA; this is encoded by the coding sequence ATGCCCCAACCAAACCAAACTAAATTTTCCCGCAAAGATTTTAAGCAATTAGAAAAATTGCTGAATGAAAAGGTAACGTTATATAATCATACCGACTTTATTGCTAACGATCCAATTTGTATTCCACATCGGTTTACTAAATTACAGGATATCGAAATTACCGGATTCTGGACAGCTATGTTTGCCTGGGGTCAGCGCAAGACTATTATTAATAAATCGGTTGAATTATTCCGGTTAATGGACAATGCGCCTTATGATTTTATAGTGAATCATAAAGAAACTGATTTAAAACGATTTGCGGATTTTAAACACCGCACGTTTAATTTTACGGATACTCTGTATTTCATTTATTTCTTCAAACATGTATATGCGCACACGCAGAGTTTAGAAACGGCTTTTTTATGTCCCGGTTATGAAAATGAGCCAAGTGTAGAAAAAATGCTCATTTATTTCCACAATAATTTCTTTTTTGATGAAAATTCACCGCGCCGAACACGCAAACATGTGCCTTCACCTGCATCAAATAGCACTTGTAAACGACTGAATATGTTTTTGCGTTGGATGGTGCGTCAGGATAATACAGGTGTAGATTTTGGATGCTGGAAGCAATTGCAGCCACATCAGTTGATATGCCCGCTGGACGTGCATGTGGACAGAATTGCAAGAAATCTAAATTTGTTACAACGCAAGCAAACAGATTGGCAGTCTGCATTAGAATTAACAGAAAATTTAAAACAATTTGATGCAAAAGATCCTGTAAAATACGATTTTGCACTATTTGGAACGGGTGTTATGGAAAAAATGGCATGA
- a CDS encoding PrsW family intramembrane metalloprotease gives MNLALLALALGPALAIIIYFYSKDKHDREPFGVLLVCFLAGCFSVLPAIILETILPNVVPGANGTSLISVAIYTFLIIAASEEFSKYLFLRYYAYKKPSFNEPYDGIIYAVMVGMGFATIENLMYVFDSGALGSSWATAGIRAVTAVPAHATFAAVMGYYVGLAKFNHKNEKALMFRGFLMATILHGFYDFFLFQNYMMGLYLGAVASLIFGIWFSRRSIRLHKANPHAKQKQVAVTQEVISENGGFDAPTKPN, from the coding sequence ATGAATTTGGCATTACTTGCATTAGCATTAGGTCCGGCGTTGGCAATTATTATTTATTTTTATTCAAAAGATAAACATGACCGTGAGCCATTTGGTGTTTTATTAGTATGTTTTTTAGCAGGATGTTTTAGTGTGTTACCAGCAATTATTTTAGAAACAATTTTACCGAATGTAGTGCCGGGTGCTAATGGGACATCGTTAATTTCTGTTGCCATTTATACATTCCTGATTATTGCAGCCAGTGAAGAATTTTCAAAATATTTATTTTTAAGATATTACGCTTATAAAAAACCTTCCTTTAACGAACCTTACGACGGCATTATTTATGCAGTGATGGTTGGGATGGGTTTCGCTACAATTGAAAACTTAATGTATGTTTTTGACAGCGGTGCATTAGGGTCATCATGGGCTACTGCCGGTATTCGCGCTGTGACAGCTGTTCCGGCGCATGCAACTTTTGCTGCTGTGATGGGATATTACGTTGGTTTAGCCAAATTCAATCATAAAAATGAAAAGGCTTTGATGTTTCGCGGATTTTTAATGGCGACGATATTACATGGCTTTTATGATTTCTTTTTATTCCAGAATTATATGATGGGTTTATATCTCGGCGCAGTTGCTTCATTAATATTTGGCATTTGGTTTAGCCGTCGTTCAATTCGTTTGCACAAAGCCAATCCGCATGCTAAACAAAAACAAGTTGCTGTTACACAGGAAGTAATTTCAGAGAACGGAGGATTCGATGCCCCAACCAAACCAAACTAA
- a CDS encoding cystathionine gamma-synthase, whose product MKFNTKVIHAGIEPDPSTGAIMTPIFQTSTYVQNAPGDHKGYEYARTQNPTRDALQKNLAALENGNFGICFSSGLAATDGIIKLLSKGDEVIAMNDLYGGTYRAFTKVYARFGMQFHFADLTNPSNLEPLINSNTKLIWIETPTNPMLSIVDIEAICAIAKKHNVLVCVDNTFASPYLQNPLDLGADIVVHSATKYLGGHSDVIHGCVIVRDKALADQLYFIQNATGAVPGPQDCFLILRGIKTLHLRVQRSCENAATIAQFLRNHPKIEKVYWPGFPDHPNHEIAKKQMRMFGAMVSFTLKGDDFAEATRILSATHLFSLAESLGGVESLIGHPASMTHASIPKEERLKNGLVDSLIRLSVGVEDVEDLITDLQTAIG is encoded by the coding sequence ATGAAATTTAATACCAAGGTAATTCATGCCGGAATTGAGCCGGATCCTAGTACAGGGGCGATAATGACGCCGATATTTCAAACGAGTACTTATGTGCAAAATGCGCCGGGTGATCATAAGGGGTATGAGTATGCACGTACACAAAATCCTACACGTGATGCGTTGCAGAAAAATCTTGCGGCGCTGGAAAACGGAAATTTTGGAATTTGTTTTTCGAGCGGGCTTGCTGCAACCGACGGGATTATTAAATTACTGAGTAAAGGTGATGAAGTAATTGCCATGAATGATTTATATGGTGGTACTTATCGCGCATTTACCAAAGTATATGCACGTTTTGGTATGCAGTTTCATTTTGCGGATTTAACTAATCCGAGCAACCTGGAGCCGTTAATTAATTCGAATACTAAATTGATATGGATTGAAACACCAACCAATCCTATGTTGAGTATTGTTGATATTGAGGCTATTTGTGCTATCGCTAAAAAACACAATGTTTTAGTTTGTGTAGATAATACTTTTGCTTCACCCTATTTGCAAAATCCCCTCGATTTAGGGGCAGATATTGTTGTTCACTCTGCAACAAAATATTTAGGCGGACACAGTGATGTTATACATGGCTGTGTTATTGTTAGAGATAAAGCACTTGCCGATCAATTATATTTTATTCAAAATGCAACAGGTGCTGTTCCGGGGCCGCAGGATTGTTTTTTAATTTTACGTGGTATAAAAACATTACATCTTCGTGTGCAACGCAGTTGTGAAAATGCAGCAACAATTGCTCAATTTTTACGCAATCATCCAAAAATTGAAAAGGTTTACTGGCCTGGATTTCCTGATCATCCAAATCATGAAATTGCCAAAAAACAAATGCGTATGTTCGGTGCAATGGTATCATTTACATTAAAAGGAGATGATTTTGCAGAAGCAACGAGAATATTATCAGCTACACATTTATTTTCACTGGCAGAAAGTTTAGGCGGCGTAGAAAGTTTAATTGGTCACCCTGCAAGTATGACACATGCGTCTATTCCAAAAGAGGAACGATTAAAAAATGGATTAGTAGATTCGTTAATCAGATTGAGTGTAGGTGTTGAAGATGTTGAGGATTTGATTACTGATTTACAGACTGCAATTGGTTAA
- a CDS encoding four helix bundle protein, protein MNGITYFIFVESVNTFDKRLSAEINDNSTYKFKIAAKEADEAEYWLLLAQHSKHYPETTSLLNQLTEIQKIINKIISTSKKLY, encoded by the coding sequence ATTAATGGAATAACGTATTTTATTTTTGTGGAAAGTGTTAATACGTTTGATAAACGCTTAAGCGCGGAAATAAATGATAACTCAACTTATAAATTTAAAATTGCTGCCAAAGAAGCTGATGAGGCTGAATATTGGCTTTTACTTGCTCAACATTCAAAACATTATCCTGAAACAACATCATTGTTAAATCAACTAACTGAAATTCAAAAAATAATTAATAAAATCATTTCGACATCAAAAAAATTATATTAA
- a CDS encoding DUF1015 domain-containing protein has protein sequence MAIIRSFNGWRPKPEQAAKVASRPYDVLNSEEAREEAAGNDISFLHVCKPEIDLPEDIDHYADAVYAKAVENWKKFQSNGTFNMDATPNMYAYRQIMNGHAQVGLVANSSIEDYFNDIIKKHEYTRPEKENDRIRHMAELQCHPEPVFLTYPDVAEIDAIINTIVTTTSPVYDFTAEDGIQHTFWLIDSPKDVTALTDLFQTKVPFTYIADGHHRSASSAKVGKAIGDKNPNHTGNEEYNFFLSVIFPASQLMIMDYNRVVKDLNGHTPEAILGALESNFTVEKRDSIYKPEALHTFGLYLNKTWYKLTAKPGTYNDNDPIDVLDVTIMSNHILDPILGIKDQRTDKRIDFVGGIRGLGELEKRVNSGEMQLAISLYPVSIQQLINIADSGNVMPPKSTWFEPKLRSGLVVHTF, from the coding sequence ATGGCAATTATCAGATCTTTTAATGGTTGGAGACCAAAGCCCGAACAAGCAGCTAAAGTGGCTAGTCGCCCGTATGATGTATTAAACAGTGAAGAAGCCCGCGAAGAAGCTGCCGGCAACGATATCTCCTTTTTACATGTTTGTAAACCAGAAATTGATCTTCCCGAAGATATTGACCATTATGCTGATGCAGTTTATGCTAAAGCGGTTGAAAACTGGAAAAAATTTCAATCGAATGGTACTTTTAATATGGATGCAACGCCAAATATGTATGCTTACCGTCAAATCATGAACGGACATGCACAGGTTGGGCTCGTTGCAAATTCATCTATCGAAGATTATTTTAATGATATTATTAAAAAACACGAATATACCCGTCCGGAAAAAGAAAACGACCGTATTCGTCACATGGCTGAATTACAATGCCATCCTGAACCGGTATTTTTAACTTACCCTGATGTAGCAGAAATTGATGCTATTATTAATACGATAGTAACCACAACATCACCTGTTTACGATTTTACTGCGGAAGATGGCATTCAACATACTTTTTGGTTAATTGACAGTCCAAAAGATGTAACTGCATTAACTGATTTATTCCAAACAAAAGTGCCTTTTACTTACATAGCAGATGGTCACCACAGAAGTGCATCAAGCGCAAAAGTTGGAAAAGCAATAGGCGATAAAAATCCGAACCATACCGGCAACGAAGAATATAATTTCTTTTTAAGTGTAATTTTTCCTGCCAGTCAGTTAATGATTATGGATTATAATCGTGTGGTGAAAGATTTAAATGGCCATACACCTGAAGCTATTTTAGGTGCATTGGAAAGTAATTTCACTGTTGAAAAACGCGATAGTATCTACAAGCCTGAAGCATTACATACGTTCGGTTTATATTTAAATAAAACATGGTATAAATTAACTGCCAAACCGGGAACGTATAACGATAACGACCCAATTGATGTTTTAGATGTAACTATAATGTCGAATCATATTTTAGATCCGATTTTAGGAATAAAAGATCAACGTACTGATAAAAGAATTGATTTTGTTGGCGGTATTCGCGGATTAGGTGAATTAGAAAAACGTGTTAACAGCGGTGAAATGCAGTTGGCTATAAGTTTATATCCTGTTTCTATTCAGCAGTTGATTAATATTGCTGATAGTGGAAATGTGATGCCTCCGAAATCGACTTGGTTTGAACCGAAGTTGAGAAGTGGGTTGGTTGTGCATACGTTTTGA
- a CDS encoding T9SS type A sorting domain-containing protein: MKKLYKTSRNTRLKAYSAAALALTAGASSVDATIVYNDIEDITIGVDEMFDLDIDGDGSLDFHFRAGSATGSSGTWSFGSVFGNATSYTVGNSGNQLIGYVGAYYNYGSALDAGDNIGPDGPWLSYPSYGNTAVIASNFYGVTYGAFPGQGEKFLGFKFVSGGTNHYGWMRVVADVNPVTITVMDYAYDNTADAEIEAGATISIAVNELAAGAVNIYSFNSAVTIVNNAGLQNANAIVTDLTGKQVASVQLNNGTNQIDLSQFATGNYLVNITSAEGNTAKQVFIQ, from the coding sequence ATGAAGAAACTTTACAAAACATCCAGAAACACAAGATTAAAAGCCTATTCAGCAGCCGCTCTGGCATTAACAGCCGGTGCCTCTTCAGTTGATGCAACAATCGTTTATAACGATATTGAAGACATCACAATAGGCGTAGATGAAATGTTTGACCTCGACATTGATGGCGACGGTTCACTTGATTTTCACTTCAGAGCAGGTTCAGCTACAGGTTCAAGTGGAACTTGGTCATTTGGTTCTGTATTCGGAAATGCTACATCTTATACTGTAGGTAACTCCGGAAATCAATTAATAGGATATGTTGGTGCTTATTATAATTATGGTAGTGCATTGGATGCAGGCGACAATATTGGCCCTGATGGACCATGGTTAAGTTATCCAAGTTACGGTAATACAGCAGTGATTGCTTCTAATTTTTACGGTGTAACATATGGTGCATTCCCTGGTCAAGGCGAAAAATTCCTTGGTTTTAAATTTGTTTCAGGCGGAACTAACCACTACGGTTGGATGCGTGTTGTAGCTGATGTTAATCCGGTAACTATCACTGTTATGGATTATGCATATGATAATACTGCTGATGCAGAAATTGAAGCAGGTGCTACTATAAGCATTGCTGTTAATGAATTAGCCGCAGGTGCAGTTAATATTTATAGCTTCAATAGTGCTGTAACCATCGTTAATAACGCCGGTTTACAAAATGCAAATGCAATTGTAACTGATTTAACAGGAAAACAAGTTGCTTCCGTTCAATTAAATAACGGAACAAATCAAATTGATTTATCGCAATTTGCTACCGGTAATTACCTTGTAAATATTACCAGTGCTGAAGGTAATACAGCTAAACAAGTGTTTATTCAATAA
- a CDS encoding 3-phosphoglycerate dehydrogenase: MSIILLATEKPFAKEAVAKINQVITNAGHEMQLLENYTEKSSFIEAAKKAHAIIVRSDLVDAEVINAAPDLKIVVRAGAGFDNLDLAAASSNNVVCMNTPGQNANAVAECAFGMMLYMARKQFSGSSGTELRGKKLGIIGYGNIGRYMSQIGRGFGMEVFAYKRNMDRLALQIDGVTPANSFEDIFEHCEYVSLHIPSTSETKGVINYHLLKLLPKNGMLVNTARLDVVNEDDLIKLMGERNDITYVTDFVPKLESSFKEQYAKRIFYPAKKMGAQTEEANVNAGIAAAKQIIDFLDKGIDTFRVN; this comes from the coding sequence ATGAGTATTATTTTATTGGCAACAGAAAAACCGTTTGCTAAAGAAGCCGTTGCAAAAATTAACCAGGTAATTACCAATGCCGGCCATGAAATGCAGTTGTTGGAAAACTATACAGAAAAATCTTCCTTTATAGAAGCTGCAAAAAAAGCGCATGCAATAATAGTGCGCAGCGATTTAGTTGATGCAGAAGTAATTAATGCTGCGCCGGACCTGAAAATAGTAGTTCGCGCCGGAGCAGGGTTCGACAATCTGGATCTTGCAGCTGCATCATCAAATAATGTGGTTTGCATGAATACGCCGGGGCAAAATGCAAATGCCGTTGCCGAATGTGCGTTTGGAATGATGTTGTATATGGCAAGAAAACAATTCAGTGGCAGTTCAGGAACAGAGTTGCGCGGAAAAAAACTGGGTATTATCGGCTATGGCAATATTGGAAGATATATGTCGCAAATTGGTCGCGGCTTTGGAATGGAAGTATTTGCTTATAAAAGAAATATGGACCGCCTTGCACTTCAAATTGATGGTGTTACGCCGGCAAATAGTTTTGAGGACATTTTTGAACATTGCGAATATGTATCGCTGCATATTCCATCAACATCTGAAACAAAAGGTGTAATTAATTATCATCTATTAAAATTATTACCAAAAAACGGTATGCTTGTTAATACTGCACGTTTGGATGTTGTTAATGAAGATGATTTAATAAAATTGATGGGTGAACGCAATGATATTACTTATGTAACTGATTTTGTTCCGAAATTAGAATCATCTTTTAAAGAGCAGTATGCAAAGAGAATTTTTTATCCCGCCAAAAAAATGGGCGCTCAAACAGAAGAGGCAAATGTAAATGCAGGTATTGCTGCAGCTAAACAAATAATTGATTTTCTGGATAAAGGTATTGACACTTTCAGAGTAAATTAA
- the serC gene encoding 3-phosphoserine/phosphohydroxythreonine transaminase: MKVHNFNAGPAILPESVLKQAAQAAIEFNGIGMSILEISHRSKEFQAVMDEAVALVKEIAGLNDEYKVLFLGGGASTQFGMIPMNLLDTNETAGYSNTGTWAKKAQKEAKLFGNVSELATSEPDMYTYIPKGYDIPDTLKYFHITSNNTIYGSQYHQFPKSPVPYIIDMSSDMFSRQLDYSQFDLIYAGAQKNIGPAGVTMVIIKESLLGKVNRQIPTMMDYRTHIKEGSMFNTPPVFPIYVTMLTLRWIKERGLAKIEADNKAKADLLYSAIDNNPLFKGTVAKEDRSWMNVNFIMENREWEPEFLQFAKENKCVGLAGHRSVGGMRASIYNAMGIDSVQFLVNLMDEFAKRKA; encoded by the coding sequence ATGAAAGTTCACAATTTTAACGCCGGTCCGGCCATACTTCCGGAGTCCGTGCTAAAGCAGGCAGCCCAAGCTGCTATTGAGTTTAACGGCATCGGAATGTCTATTTTAGAAATCTCTCACCGCTCAAAAGAATTTCAGGCAGTTATGGATGAAGCCGTTGCCCTGGTGAAAGAAATCGCAGGATTAAACGATGAATACAAAGTGCTCTTCCTCGGTGGTGGCGCTTCAACACAGTTTGGTATGATTCCAATGAACCTGCTCGACACAAACGAAACAGCAGGGTATTCCAATACCGGCACCTGGGCGAAAAAAGCTCAAAAAGAGGCTAAACTGTTCGGAAATGTAAGCGAACTCGCTACATCTGAACCTGATATGTATACTTATATTCCTAAAGGATACGACATTCCTGATACCCTGAAGTATTTCCATATCACTTCTAACAATACAATATATGGCTCTCAATACCATCAGTTTCCAAAAAGCCCGGTTCCATATATAATAGATATGAGCTCCGATATGTTTTCACGCCAATTAGATTACAGTCAGTTCGACCTCATATATGCCGGTGCACAAAAAAATATCGGACCTGCAGGTGTCACCATGGTTATTATTAAAGAAAGTTTACTCGGAAAGGTTAATCGCCAGATTCCAACCATGATGGATTACAGAACACATATTAAAGAAGGCAGTATGTTTAATACACCGCCTGTTTTCCCGATTTATGTTACGATGTTGACCCTGCGTTGGATTAAGGAACGTGGCTTGGCTAAAATTGAAGCGGATAATAAAGCTAAAGCAGACCTATTATATAGTGCAATCGACAACAACCCTTTATTTAAAGGCACTGTGGCTAAAGAAGATCGTAGCTGGATGAATGTAAACTTCATTATGGAAAACCGCGAATGGGAACCTGAATTTTTACAATTTGCCAAAGAGAATAAATGTGTAGGACTTGCAGGTCACCGCAGTGTGGGCGGCATGCGTGCTTCTATTTATAATGCAATGGGTATTGACAGTGTTCAATTCCTTGTGAATCTGATGGATGAATTTGCAAAACGTAAAGCTTAA